A stretch of Chiloscyllium plagiosum isolate BGI_BamShark_2017 chromosome 6, ASM401019v2, whole genome shotgun sequence DNA encodes these proteins:
- the LOC122551029 gene encoding proline-rich protein 36-like, which yields MSVPPVRECLQSECVSSPGVSQVRVCVQSERVSSPTVPPVQSKSVSSLSVSPVRVCPQSECISSPNESPVRVCLHSECVSSLSVLPVRVCLQSKCASSLSVSPVQVCLHSPCVPSPSLSPVRVCPQHECAPVQVCLQSECVSGPSVPTVQVCLQSECVSSPSVPPVRVCLQSECAPSPSVPPVRVCPQSECVFRPNVSPVRICLQSGCVPSPSVPPVRVCLQSECGPSTSVPQSKCVSSPSVSPVRVCPQSKCASRPSVSPVRVCPQSGCVSSPSVPPVQVCPQSGCAPSPSVLPVRVCLQSQCASVPCVSPVRVCLQSECGPSTSVPQSKCASSPSVSPVRVCLQSGCVFPIRMCLQSECAPSPSVSSDRMCLQSRCVSSPSVSLVRLCLQSECVSSPGVSPVRVCPQSECASSPSVSPVQVCLRSECAHSPSVPPVRVCLQSECAPSPSVLPVRVCLQSKCASIPRVSPVRVCLQSECGPSTSVPQSKCVSSPSVSPVQVCLQSKCASSPSVSPIRMCPQSGCVSSPSVPPDGCAPSPSVSPVQVCPQSECASSPSVSPVQVCLHSPCVPSPSLSPVQVCLQSECVSSPSVPPARVCLQSECAPRRVCPQSECVSSPGVPPVRVCFQSECVSSPSVPPVRVCLQSECAPSPGVSPVRVCPGLETFPVCPLSEFVSSPSVSPVRVCLRSECAHSPSVPPVRVCLQSGCVFPIRVCLQSECASSPSVPPVRVCPQSECVFRPNVSPVRVCLQSGCVPSPSVPPVRVCLQSGCGPSTSVPQSKCVSSPIVSPARVCPQSECASSPSVSPVRVCPQSECAPSPSVSPVRLCPQYECATSPSVSPVRACLQSGLSVSPVRLCPQSECVFSLSVSPVRVCPRSERVSSPSVSPVRVWPQHECAPSTSVPTVRVCLQAECAPSPSVPPVRVCPQSGCVSSLSVCPVRACLQSDCAPSPTVPPVRLCLQSECVSGPSVSPVRVCPQSECAFSPGVSPVRRCPQSGCVSSPTVPPVRVCP from the exons ATGAGTGTGCCCCCAGTCCGAGAGTGTCTCCAGTCCGAGTGTGTCTCCAGTCCGGGTGTGTCTCAAGTCAGAGTGTGTGTCCAGTCCGAGCGTGTCTCCAGTCCGACTGTGCCCCCAGTACAA TCCAAGAGTGTGTCCAGTCTGAGTGTGTCTCCAGTCAGAGTGTGCCCCCAGTCCGAGTGTATCTCCAGTCCGAATGAGTCTCCAGTCCGGGTGTGTCTACATTCCGAGTGTGTGTCCAGTCTGAGTGTGCTTCCAGTCCGAGTGTGTCTCCAGTCCAAGTGTGCTTCCAGTCTGAGTGTGTCTCCAGTCCAAGTGTGCCTCCATTCCCCGTGTGTCCCCAGTCCGAGTTTGTCTCCAGTCCGAGTGTGCCCCCAGCACGAGTGTGCCCCAGTCCAAGTGTGTCTCCAGTCCGAGTGTGTCTCCGGTCCGAGTGTGCCCACAGTCCAAGTGTGCCTCCAGTCCGAGTGTGTCTCCAGTCCGAGTGTGCCGCCAGTCCGGGTGTGTCTCCAGTCCGAGTGTGCCCCCAGTCCGAGTGTGCCTCCAGTCCGAGTGTGCCCCCAGTCCGAGTGTGTCTTCAGACCGAATGTGTCTCCAGTTCGGATCTGTCTCCAGTCCGGGTGTGTCCCCAGTCCGAGTGTGCCCCCAGTCCGAGTTTGTCTCCAGTCCGAGTGTGGCCCCAGCACGAGTGTGCCCCAGTCCAAGTGTGTCTCCAGTCCGAGTGTGTCTCCGGTCCGAGTGTGCCCACAGTCCAAGTGTGCCTCCAGACCGAGTGTGTCTCCAGTCCGAGTGTGCCCCCAGTCCGGGTGTGTCTCCAGTCCGAGTGTGCCCCCAGTCCAAGTGTGCCCCCAGTCCGGGTGTGCCCCCAGTCCGAGTGTGCTTCCAGTCCGAGTGTGTCTCCAGTCCCAGTGTGCCTCCGTTCCCTGTGTGTCCCCAGTCCGAGTTTGTCTCCAGTCTGAGTGTGGCCCCAGCACGAGTGTGCCCCAGTCCAAGTGTGCCTCCAGTCCGAGTGTGTCTCCAGTCCGAGTGTGTCTCCAATCCGGGTGTGTGTTTCCAATCCGGATGTGTCTCCAGTCCGAGTGTGCCCCCAGTCCGAGTGTGTCTTCAGACCGAATGTGTCTCCAGTCCAGGTGTGTCTCCAGTCCGAGTGTGTCTTTAGTCCGATTGTGTCTCCAGTCCGAGTGTGTCTCCAGTCCGGGTGTGTCTCCAGTCCGAGTGTGCCCCCAGTCCGAGTGTGCCTCCAGTCCGAGTGTGTCTCCAGTCCAAGTGTGCCTCCGGTCCGAGTGTGCCCACAGTCCAAGTGTGCCTCCAGTCCGAGTGTGTCTCCAGTCCGAGTGTGCCCCCAGTCCGAGTGTGCTTCCAGTCCGAGTGTGTCTCCAGTCGAAGTGTGCCTCCATTCCCCGTGTGTCCCCAGTCCGAGTTTGTCTCCAGTCCGAGTGTGGCCCCAGCACGAGTGTGCCCCAGTCCAAGTGTGTCTCCAGTCCGAGTGTGTCTCCGGTCCAAGTGTGTCTACAGTCCAAGTGTGCCTCCAGTCCGAGTGTGTCTCCAATCCGAATGTGCCCCCAGTCCGGGTGTGTCTCCAGTCCGAGTGTGCCCCCAGACGGGTGTGCCCCCAGTCCGAGTGTGTCTCCAGTCCAGGTGTGCCCCCAGTCCGAGTGTGCTTCCAGTCCGAGTGTGTCTCCAGTCCAAGTGTGCCTCCATTCCCCGTGTGTCCCCAGTCCGAGTTTGTCTCCAGTCCAAGTGTGTCTCCAGTCCGAGTGTGTCTCCAGTCCGAGTGTGCCCCCAGCCCGGGTGTGTCTCCAGTCCGAGTGTGCCCCCAGACGGGTGTGCCCCCAGTCCGAGTGTGTCTCCAGTCCAGGTGTGCCCCCAGTCCGAGTATGCTTCCAGTCCGAGTGTGTCTCCAGTCCAAGTGTGCCTCCAGTCCGAGTGTGTCTCCAATCCGAATGTGCCCCCAGTCCGGGTGTGTCTCCAGTCCGAGTGTGCCCCGGACTGGAGACATTCCCCGTGTGTCCCCTGTCCGAGTTTGTCTCCAGTCCAAGTGTGTCTCCAGTCCGAGTGTGTCTCCGGTCCGAGTGTGCCCACAGTCCAAGTGTGCCTCCAGTCCGAGTTTGTCTCCAATCCGGGTGTGTGTTTCCAATCCGGGTGTGTCTCCAGTCTGAGTGTGCCTCCAGTCCGAGTGTGCCTCCAGTCCGAGTGTGCCCCCAGTCCGAGTGTGTCTTCAGACCGAATGTGTCTCCAGTCCGGGTGTGTCTCCAGTCCGGGTGTGTCCCCAGTCCGAGTGTGCCCCCAGTCCGAGTGTGTCTCCAGTCCGGGTGTGGCCCCAGCACGAGTGTGCCCCAGTCCAAGTGTGTCTCCAGTCCGATTGTGTCTCCAGCCCGAGTGTGCCCACAGTCCGAGTGTGCCTCCAGTCCGAGTGTGTCTCCAGTCCGGGTGTGTCCCCAGTCCGAGTGTGCCCCCAGTCCGAGTGTGTCGCCAGTCCGACTGTGCCCCCAGTACGAGTGTGCCACCAGTCCGAGTGTGTCTCCAGTCCGAGCGTGTCTCCAGTCCGG TCTGAGTGTGTCTCCAGTCCGATTGTGCCCCCAGTCCGAGTGTGTCTTCAGTCTGAGCGTGTCTCCAGTCCGGGTGTGCCCCCGGTCCGAGCGTGTCTCCAGTCCGAGCGTGTCTCCAGTCCGAGTGTGGCCCCAGCACGAGTGTGCCCCCAGCACGAGTGTGCCCACAGTCCGAGTGTGTCTCCAGGCTGAGTGTGCCCCCAGTCCGAGTGTGCCCCCAGTCCGAGTGTGCCCCCAGTCCGGGTGTGTCTCAAGTCTGAGTGTGTGTCCAGTCCGAGCGTGTCTCCAGTCCGACTGTGCCCCCAGTCCGACTGTGCCCCCAGTCCGACTGTGTCTCCAGTCCGAGTGTGTCTCCGGTCCGAGTGTGTCTCCGGTCCGAGTGTGCCCACAGTCCGAGTGTGCCTTCAGTCCAGGTGTGTCTCCAGTCCGACGGTGCCCCCAGTCCGGGTGTGTCTCTAGTCCGACTGTGCCCCCAGTACGAGTGTGCCCCTAG